One window of the Zea mays cultivar B73 chromosome 3, Zm-B73-REFERENCE-NAM-5.0, whole genome shotgun sequence genome contains the following:
- the LOC103651303 gene encoding phosphoethanolamine N-methyltransferase 1 isoform X1 produces MAAAAAAVNGSLDRLDVHERKAQKSYWEEHSGELNLEAIMLDSRAAELDKEERPEVLSLLPSYEGKSILELGAGIGRFTGELAKTSGHVFAVDFVESVIKKNGSINDHYGNTSFMCADVTSTDLMIEANSIDLIFSNWLLMYLSDEEIDKLVERMVKWLKVGGYIFFRESCFHQTGDTERKFNPTHYREPRFYTKVFKECQTFNQDGTSFKLSLITFKCIGAYVNIKKDQNQICWLWKKVNSSEDGGFQSFLDNVQYKATGILRYERIFGDGYVSTGGAETTKEFVEKLNLKPGQKVLDVGCGIGGGDFYMAEKYGTHVVGIDLSINMIMFALERSIGCKCLVEFEVADCTTKTYPDHMFDVIYSRDTILHIQDKPSLFKSFFKWLKPGGKVLISDYCKSPGKPSEEFATYIKQRGYDLHDVEAYGQMLKNAGFSHVIAEDRTDQFLSVLQKELDKFEKNKDDFLSEFAQEDYDDIVNGWKAKLQRSSAGEQRWGLFVATK; encoded by the exons atggccgccgccgccgccgctgtgaATG GGAGCCTAGACCGCCTAGACGTGCATGAGAGGAAGGCGCAGAAGAGCTACTGGGAGGAGCACTCTGGGGAGCTCAACCTCGAGGCCATTATGCTCGACTCCCGTGCCGCCGAACTCGACAAGGAGGAGCGCCCCGAG GTTCTGTCTTTACTTCCTTCATATGAAGGGAAATCTATACTGGAGCTGGGAGCTGGAATAGGTCGCTTTACTGGTGAACTGGCTAAAACATCTGGGCATGTTTTTGCAGTGGATTTCGTTGAAAGTGTGATTAAAAAG AATGGAAGTATAAATGATCACTATGGCAACACGTCCTTTATGTGTGCTGATGTTACATCCACGGACCTGATGATTGAAGCAAACTCCATTGATCTGATATTTTCAAACTGGTTGCTGATGTATCTTTCAGATGAGGAG ATTGACAAGTTGGTAGAAAGAATGGTAAAATGGTTGAAGGTCGGTGGTTATATCTTCTTTAGGGAATCTTGCTTCCATCAAACTGGAGATACAGAAAGGAAATTTAACCCAACACACTATCGAGAACCAAGGTTTTATACCAAG GTATTTAAAGAATGCCAAACCTTTAATCAGGATGGCACTTCCTTCAAACTTTCTTTGATTACATTCAAATGCATTGGAGCTTATGTAAACATCAAGAAAGATCAAAACCAG ATATGTTGGCTATGGAAAAAAGTAAACTCATCAGAAGATGGGGGATTTCAAAGTTTTTTGGACAATGTGCAGTACAAAGCCACTGGAATACTACGCTATGAACGTATCTTTGGAGATGGCTACGTGAGTACTGGTGGAGCTG AGACTACAAAAGAATTTGTGGAGAAACTGAATCTTAAGCCTGGGCAGAAGGTGCTTGATGTTGGATGTGGAATTGGGGGAGGTGACTTTTATATGGCTGAGAAGTATGGTACACATGTTGTTGGTATTGACCTTTCCATTAACATGATTATGTTTGCCCTTGAGCGTTCCATTGGATGTAAGTGCTTAGTTGAGTTTGAAGTTGCTGATTGCACCACAAAGACATACCCAGACCACATGTTTGATGTCATCTACAGTCGTGACACTATCCTTCATATACAA GATAAACCCTCCTTGTTTAAAAGTTTCTTCAAATGGCTGAAACCCGGGGGAAAGGTTCTAATCAGTGATTACTGCAAGAGTCCTGGAAAACCATCAGAAGAGTTTGCAACATACATTAAGCAGAGGGGTTATGATCTCCATGATGTGGAGGCTTATGGACAG ATGCTCAAGAATGCTGGTTTCAGTCATGTCATTGCTGAAGACCGAACTGACCAG TTCCTCAGTGTTTTACAGAAGGAGCTAGACAAATTTGAGAAGAACAAAGATGATTTCCTGTCTGAGTTTGCCCAG GAGGATTATGACGATATCGTGAATGGATGGAAGGCAAAACTGCAGAGGAGCTCTGCTG GTGAGCAGAGGTGGGGGCTGTTCGTCGCCACCAAGTGA
- the LOC103651303 gene encoding phosphoethanolamine N-methyltransferase 1 isoform X2 has product MAAAAAAVNGSLDRLDVHERKAQKSYWEEHSGELNLEAIMLDSRAAELDKEERPEVLSLLPSYEGKSILELGAGIGRFTGELAKTSGHVFAVDFVESVIKKNGSINDHYGNTSFMCADVTSTDLMIEANSIDLIFSNWLLMYLSDEEIDKLVERMVKWLKVGGYIFFRESCFHQTGDTERKFNPTHYREPRFYTKVFKECQTFNQDGTSFKLSLITFKCIGAYVNIKKDQNQICWLWKKVNSSEDGGFQSFLDNVQYKATGILRYERIFGDGYVSTGGAETTKEFVEKLNLKPGQKVLDVGCGIGGGDFYMAEKYGTHVVGIDLSINMIMFALERSIGCKCLVEFEVADCTTKTYPDHMFDVIYSRDTILHIQDKPSLFKSFFKWLKPGGKVLISDYCKSPGKPSEEFATYIKQRGYDLHDVEAYGQFLSVLQKELDKFEKNKDDFLSEFAQEDYDDIVNGWKAKLQRSSAGEQRWGLFVATK; this is encoded by the exons atggccgccgccgccgccgctgtgaATG GGAGCCTAGACCGCCTAGACGTGCATGAGAGGAAGGCGCAGAAGAGCTACTGGGAGGAGCACTCTGGGGAGCTCAACCTCGAGGCCATTATGCTCGACTCCCGTGCCGCCGAACTCGACAAGGAGGAGCGCCCCGAG GTTCTGTCTTTACTTCCTTCATATGAAGGGAAATCTATACTGGAGCTGGGAGCTGGAATAGGTCGCTTTACTGGTGAACTGGCTAAAACATCTGGGCATGTTTTTGCAGTGGATTTCGTTGAAAGTGTGATTAAAAAG AATGGAAGTATAAATGATCACTATGGCAACACGTCCTTTATGTGTGCTGATGTTACATCCACGGACCTGATGATTGAAGCAAACTCCATTGATCTGATATTTTCAAACTGGTTGCTGATGTATCTTTCAGATGAGGAG ATTGACAAGTTGGTAGAAAGAATGGTAAAATGGTTGAAGGTCGGTGGTTATATCTTCTTTAGGGAATCTTGCTTCCATCAAACTGGAGATACAGAAAGGAAATTTAACCCAACACACTATCGAGAACCAAGGTTTTATACCAAG GTATTTAAAGAATGCCAAACCTTTAATCAGGATGGCACTTCCTTCAAACTTTCTTTGATTACATTCAAATGCATTGGAGCTTATGTAAACATCAAGAAAGATCAAAACCAG ATATGTTGGCTATGGAAAAAAGTAAACTCATCAGAAGATGGGGGATTTCAAAGTTTTTTGGACAATGTGCAGTACAAAGCCACTGGAATACTACGCTATGAACGTATCTTTGGAGATGGCTACGTGAGTACTGGTGGAGCTG AGACTACAAAAGAATTTGTGGAGAAACTGAATCTTAAGCCTGGGCAGAAGGTGCTTGATGTTGGATGTGGAATTGGGGGAGGTGACTTTTATATGGCTGAGAAGTATGGTACACATGTTGTTGGTATTGACCTTTCCATTAACATGATTATGTTTGCCCTTGAGCGTTCCATTGGATGTAAGTGCTTAGTTGAGTTTGAAGTTGCTGATTGCACCACAAAGACATACCCAGACCACATGTTTGATGTCATCTACAGTCGTGACACTATCCTTCATATACAA GATAAACCCTCCTTGTTTAAAAGTTTCTTCAAATGGCTGAAACCCGGGGGAAAGGTTCTAATCAGTGATTACTGCAAGAGTCCTGGAAAACCATCAGAAGAGTTTGCAACATACATTAAGCAGAGGGGTTATGATCTCCATGATGTGGAGGCTTATGGACAG TTCCTCAGTGTTTTACAGAAGGAGCTAGACAAATTTGAGAAGAACAAAGATGATTTCCTGTCTGAGTTTGCCCAG GAGGATTATGACGATATCGTGAATGGATGGAAGGCAAAACTGCAGAGGAGCTCTGCTGGTGAGCAGAGGTGGGGGCTGTTCGTCGCCACCAAGTGA
- the LOC103651303 gene encoding phosphoethanolamine N-methyltransferase 1, with translation MAAAAAAVNGSLDRLDVHERKAQKSYWEEHSGELNLEAIMLDSRAAELDKEERPEVLSLLPSYEGKSILELGAGIGRFTGELAKTSGHVFAVDFVESVIKKNGSINDHYGNTSFMCADVTSTDLMIEANSIDLIFSNWLLMYLSDEEIDKLVERMVKWLKVGGYIFFRESCFHQTGDTERKFNPTHYREPRFYTKVFKECQTFNQDGTSFKLSLITFKCIGAYVNIKKDQNQICWLWKKVNSSEDGGFQSFLDNVQYKATGILRYERIFGDGYVSTGGAETTKEFVEKLNLKPGQKVLDVGCGIGGGDFYMAEKYGTHVVGIDLSINMIMFALERSIGCKCLVEFEVADCTTKTYPDHMFDVIYSRDTILHIQDKPSLFKSFFKWLKPGGKVLISDYCKSPGKPSEEFATYIKQRGYDLHDVEAYGQMLKNAGFSHVIAEDRTDQFLSVLQKELDKFEKNKDDFLSEFAQEDYDDIVNGWKAKLQRSSAGEQRWGLFVATK, from the exons atggccgccgccgccgccgctgtgaATG GGAGCCTAGACCGCCTAGACGTGCATGAGAGGAAGGCGCAGAAGAGCTACTGGGAGGAGCACTCTGGGGAGCTCAACCTCGAGGCCATTATGCTCGACTCCCGTGCCGCCGAACTCGACAAGGAGGAGCGCCCCGAG GTTCTGTCTTTACTTCCTTCATATGAAGGGAAATCTATACTGGAGCTGGGAGCTGGAATAGGTCGCTTTACTGGTGAACTGGCTAAAACATCTGGGCATGTTTTTGCAGTGGATTTCGTTGAAAGTGTGATTAAAAAG AATGGAAGTATAAATGATCACTATGGCAACACGTCCTTTATGTGTGCTGATGTTACATCCACGGACCTGATGATTGAAGCAAACTCCATTGATCTGATATTTTCAAACTGGTTGCTGATGTATCTTTCAGATGAGGAG ATTGACAAGTTGGTAGAAAGAATGGTAAAATGGTTGAAGGTCGGTGGTTATATCTTCTTTAGGGAATCTTGCTTCCATCAAACTGGAGATACAGAAAGGAAATTTAACCCAACACACTATCGAGAACCAAGGTTTTATACCAAG GTATTTAAAGAATGCCAAACCTTTAATCAGGATGGCACTTCCTTCAAACTTTCTTTGATTACATTCAAATGCATTGGAGCTTATGTAAACATCAAGAAAGATCAAAACCAG ATATGTTGGCTATGGAAAAAAGTAAACTCATCAGAAGATGGGGGATTTCAAAGTTTTTTGGACAATGTGCAGTACAAAGCCACTGGAATACTACGCTATGAACGTATCTTTGGAGATGGCTACGTGAGTACTGGTGGAGCTG AGACTACAAAAGAATTTGTGGAGAAACTGAATCTTAAGCCTGGGCAGAAGGTGCTTGATGTTGGATGTGGAATTGGGGGAGGTGACTTTTATATGGCTGAGAAGTATGGTACACATGTTGTTGGTATTGACCTTTCCATTAACATGATTATGTTTGCCCTTGAGCGTTCCATTGGATGTAAGTGCTTAGTTGAGTTTGAAGTTGCTGATTGCACCACAAAGACATACCCAGACCACATGTTTGATGTCATCTACAGTCGTGACACTATCCTTCATATACAA GATAAACCCTCCTTGTTTAAAAGTTTCTTCAAATGGCTGAAACCCGGGGGAAAGGTTCTAATCAGTGATTACTGCAAGAGTCCTGGAAAACCATCAGAAGAGTTTGCAACATACATTAAGCAGAGGGGTTATGATCTCCATGATGTGGAGGCTTATGGACAG ATGCTCAAGAATGCTGGTTTCAGTCATGTCATTGCTGAAGACCGAACTGACCAG TTCCTCAGTGTTTTACAGAAGGAGCTAGACAAATTTGAGAAGAACAAAGATGATTTCCTGTCTGAGTTTGCCCAG GAGGATTATGACGATATCGTGAATGGATGGAAGGCAAAACTGCAGAGGAGCTCTGCTGGTGAGCAGAGGTGGGGGCTGTTCGTCGCCACCAAGTGA